The genomic stretch CATGCTGGATGAGTGCACTAGCCTTACCATAACTGTTGATACGTCCCTTTACGGTGGTCAGGCGGTCCAGTGCGTGCTGAGTTCCAAAGGTGAGTGTGTTCTCATTACTTGAGAAACTATGTGTCAGCTCCGCACCAACTGCTGTCCTTGACAAAGACTTAACTAGGTGATAATAGGAAGCAGTCAAGCTGTCTCCCCTGTTATTCCTGCAAGGGGATGGAATTCAAAGTTAAAACATAAATATCCTAAACCATGATTTGGATTCAAGCACATTTTACTTAGTCATTAGACACGATAAATGAATTTTGTAAGGAATAATTCTCTATTTGACGAAAGTCATTAGAGTGAAAGTTCACTTGGAGAAGGTACTAACAGAGTCAAGGCAGCAATAAGATCAGCATTAGTGATGCTCAAACCAGCATTGTACTTGATGAATTTCCCAGTTGCAGTGTCAAATGCTACATCAGCACCAACTGAGAGAGTCTTAGATCCAACCGCACCAGAAAGGTTAACCACAGGATTTGCTGTCAATCCAATACTCGCATTAATCCCAGTATAATCATGCAAGTATTGAATCTCAACCTGGAACACAGCAATAAGTTGATATATAGAACAATTTAGTTGACAACAAGAACAACTATCTGATGACTTCACCAGAACTTTCTGCTTACCTTCCCAGACCTCTGGTCTGGAACAACAAAACTGAAAATTGTCTTCAACCCTGGGCTGGCAAGTTCGTCAATGGTAATTGTTGTTGTAACCTAGCAAATACCACAAAACAAACTTTGTTGTCACCACCATCTGTCAGCAGAAAAAAATCATATCTGCAAGAAAATGGCACATTCTCTCCTGTCTGTTGTTTCATTAGTTGAGTTGACAAGAATACATCAGGCTCATTATTATAGTAAAAATGGCATTTTCATGATAAGCCAAATAATGTGTTTGATCATGATTGACTTAATAGCCTCACAATCTATTTTGTTTTTTCATCTCATAAAATGTACAGTTGTTAATAAACCTTGTTACCATTTAATCATTTATCATAAAGACTTGACGAGTGAAGTCTACAGGACTTGCCCATCAAATCCCTCCCTCAACAATTCTTTTTAGTGATCTAGACCTTTCTTTCTTCTGAAAATCATTACATAAATGTTAAAAAGAACAATTCTCGTAAACTTATTTAAAGTTCTCGATCTAAACCCAACTCCAGACTGTGGATAGGCTATGATTGCCTGCATTTAAGGAAGATCCAAACCCTCATATTTCTTTAAGAAATTAATtattccatttttatcatcattgcaTTTTGAAATACAAAGACTTGATATGAATCTCAACATTCTTTAATAGAACACCTAGCTTGATGAAAGATATTGAATTTCAGATAAATTATTTGAGAATAAGAAACTACAAATATTTGAAAGGAGAAGCAACAAAtgatg from Musa acuminata AAA Group cultivar baxijiao chromosome BXJ1-3, Cavendish_Baxijiao_AAA, whole genome shotgun sequence encodes the following:
- the LOC135584587 gene encoding mitochondrial outer membrane protein porin 1-like, producing MGPGLYFEIGRKARELLYRDYQTDHKVTVTTCTSNGVEITASGTRKNDLIFGEIQSHIKNKNVTFDVKTNSDSNVTTTITIDELASPGLKTIFSFVVPDQRSGKVEIQYLHDYTGINASIGLTANPVVNLSGAVGSKTLSVGADVAFDTATGKFIKYNAGLSITNADLIAALTLNNRGDSLTASYYHLVKSLSRTAVGAELTHSFSSNENTLTFGTQHALDRLTTVKGRINSYGKASALIQHEWKPKSFLTISGEIDTKAIEKSSKVGLSLVLKP